In one Sneathia sanguinegens genomic region, the following are encoded:
- a CDS encoding autotransporter outer membrane beta-barrel domain-containing protein, with translation MRKFLMFFFLFCSMFTFSKELKFKFFANGKTYIITDKDYTDIPVEYIDNQFMIFKFKIINNGLSDDNYILEIKHDNKKYKINGIKEIEHIPLNKTWNYFIGSKNGFIRFSTGKKFYADTIDANNDVQLKPALIDTNIDLLKSSISDFDNRKINKIKLNNKYNLWGRYTTEYNESKFPNYFKTIFIKNIGLKYQQKSKNNTFFKKSIIQNLNIGIDKVYNNSSTGIFLAFGLENSRGYETSKFGDGNKLEILKDKKNGFYVSDTLATMFGIGINHTKSFSNGIYYDALAQISGFNRNMTSHDGQYANSTAFATSLSFETGINKKFNYNMVSITPQVQQIYHYYHQNKFTNSLDITMPKINKHIFDTRFGMKVEHKNFYEKLNIYLDYAKYLNSINMECEFGFDEKINEKFNIHSSLSYQQEIYNKDFKSNINKKIKSNLGIIY, from the coding sequence ATGAGAAAATTTTTAATGTTTTTTTTCTTATTTTGTTCAATGTTTACTTTTAGTAAAGAATTAAAATTCAAATTTTTTGCAAATGGAAAAACATATATAATTACTGACAAAGATTATACTGACATACCTGTAGAATATATCGATAATCAGTTTATGATTTTTAAATTTAAAATAATTAATAATGGTCTAAGCGATGATAATTATATCCTTGAGATAAAACATGATAATAAAAAATATAAAATCAATGGAATAAAAGAAATTGAGCATATACCATTAAATAAAACATGGAATTACTTCATTGGAAGCAAAAATGGATTTATAAGATTTAGTACTGGTAAAAAATTCTACGCCGATACTATAGATGCAAACAATGATGTTCAACTAAAACCTGCTCTAATAGATACAAATATCGATCTTTTAAAATCTAGTATTAGTGATTTTGACAATAGAAAGATAAATAAAATAAAATTAAATAATAAATATAATTTATGGGGTAGATATACGACAGAATATAATGAAAGCAAATTTCCAAATTATTTTAAAACTATTTTCATTAAAAATATAGGCTTAAAATATCAACAAAAATCAAAAAATAATACTTTTTTCAAAAAATCAATAATACAAAATTTAAATATTGGAATAGATAAAGTATATAATAATAGTTCAACTGGAATATTTTTAGCATTTGGACTAGAAAATTCAAGAGGTTATGAAACTTCAAAATTTGGCGATGGTAATAAATTAGAAATATTAAAAGATAAAAAAAATGGTTTCTATGTATCTGACACTCTTGCTACAATGTTTGGTATTGGTATTAATCATACTAAAAGTTTTTCAAATGGAATATATTATGATGCATTAGCACAAATTTCTGGATTTAATAGAAATATGACTTCTCATGATGGTCAATATGCTAATTCTACAGCTTTTGCTACTAGTCTTTCTTTTGAAACTGGAATTAATAAAAAATTTAATTATAATATGGTTTCTATTACTCCACAAGTGCAACAAATATATCATTATTATCATCAAAATAAATTTACTAATAGTTTAGATATTACTATGCCAAAAATAAACAAACATATTTTTGACACACGATTTGGTATGAAAGTTGAACACAAAAATTTTTATGAAAAATTAAATATTTATTTAGATTATGCTAAATATCTAAATAGTATTAACATGGAATGTGAATTCGGATTTGATGAAAAAATAAATGAAAAATTCAATATACATTCAAGTCTTTCATATCAACAAGAAATTTATAATAAAGATTTTAAAAGTAATATAAATAAAAAGATAAAATCCAATTTAGGTATTATATATTAA
- a CDS encoding NUDIX hydrolase, which yields MKAIKDNFKFLKGDTKIHPTTGITLEYLVKQDAICVAVFDNSLENIYLVSQYRPGADKKLLEIVAGLIEKGESPLEACYREFNEETGFLKTDVEKIISLKNPQYVSPGYSTEKLYFYAIKLKKGAIPKEQHLDFGEDLDLVKLPINQALEIALDMKTIFSIKYFLGELK from the coding sequence ATGAAAGCTATTAAAGATAATTTTAAATTTTTAAAAGGTGATACTAAAATACATCCTACAACTGGAATTACACTTGAATATTTGGTAAAACAAGATGCTATTTGTGTAGCTGTTTTTGATAATAGTTTAGAAAATATATATTTAGTTTCTCAATATAGACCAGGAGCAGATAAAAAATTATTAGAAATCGTTGCTGGCTTAATAGAAAAAGGAGAAAGTCCATTAGAAGCTTGCTACAGAGAATTTAATGAAGAAACTGGTTTTCTTAAAACTGATGTAGAAAAAATAATTTCCCTTAAAAATCCTCAATATGTAAGCCCTGGTTATTCAACAGAAAAGCTATATTTTTATGCAATAAAACTAAAAAAAGGAGCTATTCCAAAAGAACAACATTTAGATTTTGGTGAAGATTTAGATCTTGTTAAATTGCCTATAAATCAAGCATTAGAAATCGCTCTAGATATGAAGACTATATTTTCAATAAAATATTTTTTAGGAGAATTAAAATGA
- a CDS encoding M48 family metallopeptidase — protein sequence MMKILDYDVERKKIKNINLRIRPDGSVYISAPLHLHESQIENFIISKRAWIEKNKKLMQNYTKIKNELELYCDNSLILYFGKLYTLRIFNSINETININENIIEIYTNSTNIKEFIYNKLYYPKAKKLFQDRLNFYLTLTKNEAVNLRITSMKGKWGLCIPSKRKISLNIDLMKKSQLEIDSVVIHEIAHLTHPNHSKDFYNYIDKYFKNYKEINKKLNKIL from the coding sequence ATGATGAAAATACTGGATTATGATGTAGAAAGAAAGAAAATAAAAAATATTAATTTAAGAATTAGACCTGATGGAAGTGTATATATTTCTGCACCACTTCATTTACATGAAAGCCAAATAGAGAATTTTATTATTTCAAAAAGAGCTTGGATAGAAAAAAATAAGAAATTAATGCAAAACTACACAAAAATAAAAAATGAATTGGAACTTTATTGTGACAATTCACTTATTCTTTATTTTGGAAAACTTTATACTTTAAGAATTTTTAATAGTATTAATGAAACTATTAATATCAATGAAAATATAATTGAAATATATACTAATTCAACTAATATTAAAGAATTCATATATAACAAGCTCTATTATCCAAAGGCAAAAAAATTATTTCAAGACAGACTTAATTTTTATTTAACCCTTACTAAAAATGAAGCAGTTAATCTTAGAATAACAAGTATGAAGGGTAAATGGGGACTTTGCATTCCTAGTAAAAGAAAAATTAGTTTAAATATAGATTTAATGAAAAAAAGTCAATTAGAAATTGATTCTGTTGTAATACATGAAATTGCACATTTAACTCATCCAAATCACAGTAAGGATTTCTATAACTACATTGATAAATATTTTAAAAATTACAAAGAAATTAATAAAAAATTAAATAAAATATTATAG
- a CDS encoding M24 family metallopeptidase gives MNDKIKKIFNTLNVDGLLLTDYFNKRYFTGFTGTTGQALITKEKKYFYSDFRYVEQATMQTKPYGFEFVRIERRAIDHIIEGIEKHNIKRLGFDDLAMPYAEYQMYSKALPNVELVPAGNEMLNARQVKSEKEIEYLKKAASITDIAFKETLKIIKEGISEKEIAAHLEYIQRLNGAEDKSFETIVASGYRSSMPHGVASDKKIKRNEFITMDFGCYYNGYASDMTRTIFFGDKASISPEQQRIYDLVYQGQTMGIEMLKPGVIGSSVDLAVRKYFKENGDMDKYFGHSLGHSFGLEVHEPPYCSKICDDKLQENMVMTVEPGIYIENFCGVRIEDDILITKDGHERITKSPRELIFIG, from the coding sequence ATGAACGATAAAATTAAAAAAATTTTTAATACTTTAAATGTTGATGGTCTTTTATTAACTGATTATTTTAATAAAAGATATTTTACTGGCTTCACTGGAACTACTGGTCAAGCTTTAATAACAAAGGAAAAAAAATATTTCTATTCTGATTTTAGATATGTTGAACAAGCTACTATGCAAACTAAACCTTATGGTTTTGAATTTGTCCGTATAGAAAGAAGAGCTATAGATCATATTATTGAAGGAATTGAAAAGCATAATATAAAAAGATTAGGTTTTGATGATTTGGCTATGCCTTATGCAGAATATCAAATGTATTCTAAGGCTTTACCTAATGTAGAATTAGTTCCTGCTGGTAATGAAATGCTAAATGCAAGACAAGTAAAAAGTGAAAAAGAAATAGAATATCTAAAAAAAGCTGCAAGTATAACTGATATTGCTTTCAAAGAAACTTTAAAAATAATTAAAGAAGGTATAAGTGAAAAAGAAATTGCTGCTCATTTAGAATATATTCAAAGATTAAATGGTGCTGAAGACAAATCTTTTGAAACTATCGTTGCAAGTGGCTACAGATCTTCAATGCCTCATGGTGTTGCAAGTGATAAAAAAATTAAAAGAAATGAATTTATCACTATGGATTTTGGTTGTTATTACAATGGTTATGCATCAGATATGACAAGAACTATTTTCTTTGGGGATAAAGCTTCTATTAGTCCTGAACAACAAAGAATTTATGATTTAGTTTATCAAGGTCAAACTATGGGTATAGAAATGTTAAAACCTGGTGTAATAGGTTCTAGTGTTGATTTAGCTGTTAGAAAATATTTTAAAGAAAATGGAGATATGGACAAATACTTCGGTCATAGCTTAGGACATAGCTTTGGTTTAGAAGTACACGAACCTCCTTATTGTTCAAAGATTTGTGATGACAAGTTACAAGAAAATATGGTTATGACAGTTGAACCAGGTATTTATATAGAAAATTTCTGTGGTGTTAGAATAGAAGATGACATTTTAATTACAAAAGATGGTCATGAAAGAATAACAAAATCACCAAGAGAATTGATATTTATTGGATAG